TCCATATTAAGGCTTTTGTAGTGGAGTTAGGGATGAGTTTTTTGTGTAGAGCTCCAATcttgaaaacttgaaatttgCTTTTCCATTATCTTGCATGCTCGTTCCACTTCTGACGTCAGTTTCTTTCCTCCCTAACCATTTGCTGTTTGTGATTAACACTATGTCAGTACGGTTGAAAGTAAACTAAATAGCTTGTAATATTCCTTACCttgaaatattttaacaaaaaaaaaaaattcttggaAGAATGTTTCTTTTGTGGTAAACTGTGAACAAAACTACTAGAGAGATTGAAACAATTTGTCAGAAAGAATATAATAGCGGATAGAGGTCATTCTGGACGCATAGTGCAACATTTTACCAATATGACCACTGTTTCCATCCATTTATTTATAACTTTAGTTATATATTCGTAAGACCGGTGTGAGGACGTTCTATGTCATTGCCTTTTGGTTTATAATCAAACATTAGAGAGAATCTGTTGTAACCtggttttgtcattttctttgcTATATAACGTGATGATAAAAGTTAGAAGATGGTCAAGTCAAGCTGCAATCCAGacttgaagaagaggaagaagccaaAGCAGCTCTCTTGAGTAGAATCCAACGGTTGACGAAACTAATTTTGGTGTCGACTAAAAATCCACAAGCATCTCGATTACCTCACCGCTTTAATCCTCGGAGGAGACATtcatttggtgaagaagaggtaaAACCACTGATATATCCTAGATTATGATAAAAGTGGCTTCCATGTTTCCTTCTGATGATGTTTCACTTTGATCGGCGGGACTTAAGATCTATTATACTAGACAAGTTTACTAGCTTCTTTGGCTAATCTTGGTTGATGATGCATATTCAGCTTGCTTACCTACCATACAAGAGGCGGGACATGATGGACGATGAGCACCTTGACTTGTATGTTTCTGTGGAGGGAAATCATGAGATTAAAGATAATGCGTATAGGGAAGAAAAGAAGACCCGGAAGCATGGATTATTAAACTGGTTAAAGCCTAAGGTATACAAATGATTCAAATTTCTTATATAGCattttccattttgttgtgggTTATTCTTGTTCGTAGTAGAACTGCATCGGGCTGCTATAGGTTTGTACTGTTGTAAATGTTTCACGCACTCACTATAGATTTCCGGAATGTGCTTCAAAGAATAATGCTAATGGAAGTGAGGAGTCATAGTCCTAGGGTCTTATGTCCTCTTAGATGcaatttcttctttgatttttggtGCCTCTCTTGTCCCCCTTTTTTAATCAGAGCTTACTTTTTCCTATCAGAAAAGAGATCACAGTTCAAGTGCCAGCGACCAGTCAAGTGTGGTCAAATCTAACAGCACACCATCAACTCCTCAAGGGGGAGGAAGTAATCTGCACACAGAATCAAGACTTTCAGAAGGCTCGCCTTTGATGGAACAACTCTCAGATCCTAGGGAAGACAGAGAAGCTGTAGAAGACAGTTCTCATGAAATGGAGATTCCGGAGGTATCTaagagatattttcaaaattaattccAATTCCTGCACTTTGTTTTACAAGACTTGTTTGCACTTGTTCCCAGACGAGCAATAACTTGAGCGATGAGTTGGATCTGTTGAGGGAACAGAAAAAGATTTTATCTGAAGAGGCAGCGCTGCAATCAAGTTCCTTAAAACGATTGTCAGATGAGGCTGCAAAGTCCCCTCAAAATGAAGAGATTGAAGTAATAATAATCACCCTTTTCAAGATCTCTATCTAGTTGTTTAAATCTATCAAATATTCACCTTCTTGGTTCTCGTTGTTACTTAGGAGGAAATTAAAGTACTCAATGACGACATCAAATCAAAGAATGACCAGATTGCAGCGTTGGAGACACAAATCGTGGATTTTGTTATGACATCACATGAGGCATTAGAAAAATCTGATATCATGCAGGTAGGTTCACATTGTCAAATATTACGCAGTGGCCTTTTTCATCTGTCATTCATTTCTCAAGTGATTTCTATTATCTTCAGGTAGTTGCTGAGCTAAGGGATCAACTTGATGAGAAGTCTTTTGAACTCGAGGTGATCAAATGGTTTTTGCTTATGCAATATTTCTTCATCTATTGCTACAGCACTTAGAGATGGTTTTGCTATTTGCCTGTATAATATTATTTCTCTCAATATAATGTCTCCTCATACCCTAAGAAAGTTGCTTCTGTACATAATGTATAGTACCAGTGCCAAAACGCCAAACTACACTGAAAATGAAGCCGCTCTTTTTCTCTGATTCTTCATCTTGTTTACAGGTTAAAGCTGCAGATAATCGCATCATTCAAGAAACACTCAATCAAAAGGTTAGTAAGACTGCCCTTGACTATCTCCCCGATTTGATTCGTCTTTGCAAAAGCTTCGAGACTAggtttataatttgtaaaagaaCTCAATAACCGATGAAGTATTTTCTGCAGACATGTGAATGTGAAGTGTTGCAAGACGAAGTCGCAAACCTAAAGCAGCAGCTCTCTGATACCCTGGAACTAGCACAGGTCTCTCTTTATACATGTCGTACACATTgttatttgcaaaaaaaaaccatgttttTCACCAACCTTCTTCTTATAAGCCAAGCCACATGATGCTTAAACAAATTCTATTTGCTCTCTGACATAAAAGGGAACTAAGATTGAAGAGCTGAAACAGAAAGCTAAGGAACTAAGTGAATCAAAGGAGCAATTAGAACTCCGAAACAGGAAACTCGCAGAAGAGAGTTCATATGCAAAAGGTCTTGCATCAGCAGCTGCAGTTGAGCTCAAGGCATTATCCGAAGAAGTTGCAAAGCTTATGAATCAAAACGAGAGACTAGCAGCCGAGCTGGCAACACAAAAAAGCCCAGTCGCACAACGTAACAAGACAGGAACACCAACAACAAATGTAAGAAACAATGGTAGAAGAGAGAGTCTTGTAAAGAGGCAAGAACAAGAAACCTCATCAATGGAGCTTAAGAGAGAACTGAGGATGAGCAAGGAACGTGAGTTATCATATGAAGCTGCACTTGTtgaaagagatgagagagaagCTGAGCTCGAAAGGATAGTAGAAGAAACGAAACAGAGAGAAGCATATCTGGAGAACGAGCTTGCAAGTATGTGGGTTCTTGTTTCTAAGTTGAGAAGTTCTCAAGGAGCTGATTCAGAAATCTCTGATTCTATATCAGAGACACGACAAACCGAACAAACAGACCGAtcattttgagaaaaaaaaagacaacaacgTAAGTAGGAATATGTTTGTGCAGTGATTCAAGAGTTTGCGTTTGGGTGTATTTGcgactttgtttgtttgttgataacTTTTGTAAAGAAGATTCAAATGAAGAGAACTATTCACGTCTCTTTTGCTTAACTTCCATAAATTGAAAAATACTTGAAACTGTTTCTTCAAAATTATctgaaaatacaaaaatcaaaaaggagAGAGTGATGATCGATCATACTGAGTTGATTGATCTCAGTTGGTCTTGGGATCAGGCATTGGGAACAAACCACCAGCACCAGCAGATCCACGCGGcggagaaaaccctaaaaacttcTGCAGATTGGTTCTGATACTAATCGAACACAACAGATACAGAAACGCCATTGAACAATCCGTCGGATCGTCACCTTTCAATCCCCTAtgactcatcttcttcacaatCGTGATCGGATGAAACGGAAGCTTAGCGACGACTTTACCTTCGAAGAGTGAATTGAGCAATCCGAAGACGACGAAGAGAACTAAAGCCACAACAGCGCCGGATTTGAATTTAAAGAGAGACAGATCTCGGCTCGATTCTTTCAAGCTGGTTTCGACGCGATcgatcttcttcgtcttcgattTCTTTATGGATAGCTTCGAAGATGGATTCTCAGTCTTCATCGTCTCGAGCTTCTTCGCGGCCTTGTCAATGGAGTATTTCAAGGACTTGTAGGAGGTTGTGCGGTAGATTAAGATCCATGAGATTGCTTCACAGACCAACGCCGTGCAGAAGGAGATTCCGACGACGGTTAAGCTATCGGCGTATTTGAATGAAGCGAAGAGAGGCATCGTAGTCGCCATTGTTGCGCCTTAAAACTTGagtttggatttggtttgattacactcttttctcttctctcacttATTGGATTTGGAACTTTAAAGAGGgcaaaagaataaataaagaaagttTCGGGGAGcgtaaaaatatttctctagTTTCCTAATTTGTCccaattgtttgtttttataaacaaaacccccaaatcaataaatcataCTCTTTGGCAAAGCAGTATAGACAAATATACCATCACCAAAGAGTTATTATTACATTACATGCAGTTGTCTATTTAGTAATTTACAATGGAgaggcaaaacaaaaagaagttttgagttggaagttAGAGAGGAGGCTTAAGAGTGTTCTTAGGAGCACTAATCCAAGGAGTGTCAGCAATAGCAAATCTCCACAAGGCATTGACATGTTGAGGCAATGCGTAATCTATTCCAACGCGAGGACCAACCACTATTTTCTCCACTTCTTCTCCTCCATCCAGAAGCTCCAATCCTCCTGTGTCCATTCATTTATTAGTACAAAATTTAAACAGTCTCGGAGAGAGAGTCTACTCTCCTACTTCATTAACTGATTTGGTGTATGGACTAACCAGGAGAATAAAGTGGATGATGAGACCACTCTGTTGAGAGTCCAAGCGCTTGTCCCACCTGCTTGAGAAGCGCATATTAACAAAAGCTGATTATGCTAGAGGACTTAACAGGAATACTCTCATTGTTTTTATCAAGATCTAAATGTTCCTCAGCTGTACATTGCAGAGTAACTGAATCTATGCTTTGTGGATGTGTAGGGCATATGCAACGTGATTAAGATAGTAGAAATCAGACAAACCTTCCCTGGTCCATTTAGAAGAACGGGTTTTTCAGTTTTCAGGCCACGGCGCTCCTGTATGGTCTCAAGTCCTGCAACACCATATCACCCATCTAAGCCAACAAAAGATTGATAAAACCAGTTTTAGATGTAAAAATAGTATCAATCAACCAATTGACAACTAAGTTTAAACATGCTTAGATATAATAAAGATTGATAGCAGAACAACACCAAAACAGGAGAGAAAGATGTGAGGAAACGTTCGTTGCCTGagaatgaagagaaagagaatcaTAATAggttggagaagagaagagcttCTGATGAAAATAGTAAGAGTGAagggagagtgaagaagagatgggaGATTCCGAGTGAGGTTGATCTGTATAGCAGTGGTgtgaatgttgatgatgatgagactcCTATTTGTGAGAAGCTACCTAAGATCAGAACGCTTCGTCGTTTGGGAGGTAGCCCTCGTGATTCAGGTGCTGCTAAAAGAGTTGCTGAATTACAAAGCAAGGATCGTAGTTTTACTTTTTGTCAGCTTCTGAGGTTTGAAGAATGATTGATGATCCGGTTTATCAAAATTGAACCTCAACTCTTGTTTTGGTGTTGTTCTGCTATCAAAGATATCTTTCTATGAGTCCAAAACCAGTAAAAGATGCAACTTTAAggccataaacaaaaaagagtgAAACGAGCAAAGTTTCAACGCTCAAGAATCGGAACTTAAAACTGTTTTATGTGAACAGAATAACTAACCGGCAACAGGAGAACAAGACCGGATCAAAACAGCGGCTCCAACACCTTCCTTATCAGCAACAATATTGAGCATCATATGGAGACCATAACATAGATAAACATAAGCATGTCCTCCTGCtccaaactaaaaataaaaaccacatTTTTCAGATCAAGTCATCATTTTGTATGTAAgtaaatactccctctgtttcacaaagagtgtcattctggagtatttttttttgtttcacaaagactgtcactttatatttccaatgtgatttttaatatcaaattttcaaatttaccCTTAACCCAAAGCTTTTTCTATTAGATTTAAATGAGAAATTGCTCATTAAATAGgggtatatatgtataattcaaatttttcttaatttgtgtgtagTTGGTCAAAATGACAAACAGAGGGATTACTAACAAGCAAAATGAAGAAAACTCACAACTGGTGCGGTCCGTGGGGTGATCCCAAATCGTCCATGACAAGCTGAATCATTTGGTCTATAAGCTTCTACCTACCAAAAGGAAGAACATGGTTAGAGAGTAGTTATTCATTTGTTGTTCCTTATACCGATTAACTAAACAATCTAATTATAGAATCAAATAATCCCaaagcaaaaccctaaatcatcctTCCTTTCtcaggaaacaaaaagaagaaaaaaaaaaaaaaacagaatcgtCGTGTGTGTGTCTGACCTCTGTAATTCGCAGCACGACATTGTCTCTCCTCAGAAACTTCCCAAGCAAACGTGGGGCAAGATCAAGGGCATCGATTTGAAAGAACTCAGGAGGCATTAGCTTCATCTCGGAGTCCGAGGAGGTGGGGGACTTCGGGTATTCGGGTTTGACCCGAACGGCTCGAGTCTTGGAACAGTTTTTTGTCTTTCGTGTCCGAAGGACTAATGCTACTCGGGGGTTTGTAACATTGGGTCCTCCCGATTCATCATTAACCCGCTTCGATCGACGAGTCGGCGTTTTCATTACAACAGAAAAgctttgacttttttttacaaaagtgtgCAAAACGTTGACCTATAATCGTTGATTATATTTGGCGGGTGATGTTTATGCTGTccccttttaccaaaaaaaaaaaaaaaatgtttatgcTGTCCGAAACAAAGTTAAACGATCTTTCCAAAGGGGATGGTGCCAACTTTGTCATAGACTGATAGACATAACAAATAAACTCACTCATGGTTATTTGGCACCAATGTCATATTGTGCCTAGCGGAATTGCACCTATCGCATAAACTCACAATCGGCAATTAGTCTAGTATATCATAATATGTATACATTGTGTTCAAATCACATgtttcaaaagaaagaagacaatCCATACTTCCTAATCACTCTATTTACTATTTaggtcatttttttttgttgtggctTATAAAAGCTATAATAGCAGTATAGTCAATCAACATAAATGGTTACAGCAGTCAGAACGGACAAATCTATCTACGGACTATAACATTTTCTATTTATCATTCGTCAAATTAATTTGCAATTGTACGatctaaagaaaataaagataaaattgCAGTGAACCAATTGCAGACCTTAACTATTCACACCTAAAATTTTTGGCTTTTCccaatttgttatttatttggtAAAAATCTACATCTTTAAAAAATGGAAACCCTAGAAGCAGTTTTTGTTCTAACATTCTAGAGACTTCTTCTAATAAAgcgtttcaaaattaattttttttttttaagaaacgtcatcttttttatttttattttctcaattggataaaaataaaaattaaaaacccttaTTCTAGAGGCTTCGTTTGCCTGATTCATTAATCTAAAAAGGTTCTCCACCTCCTAGTTTGAGCTGCTAAATCCCAAATCTCAACGAAATCAACTTCTTCGTCTCTGCTTCTCTGCTCTCTCAGTAGCTTTAAATCTCTCAATCCTTGATAAAGCTTTTATCTTTTCCCTAATCCATCTCCATGGCAAAGTTCGGCGAAGGTGACAAACGATGGATCGTAGAAGACAGACCCGACGGCACCAACGTCCATAACTGGCACTGGTCCGAAACCAATTGCCTTGAATGGTCTCGTAACTTCTTCACCAAACAATTCACCGGCGTTGTCATCCTCGCCGGCGAAGGCAATCTCTTCATCAAAGTCACTAAGATCGACAAAGTCGAAGGCGAGGCTTATGTCAATGTACGCAAGGGTAAGATCATCCCTGGCTACGAGCTTAACGTCTCTTTGTCTTGG
The Camelina sativa cultivar DH55 chromosome 15, Cs, whole genome shotgun sequence DNA segment above includes these coding regions:
- the LOC104745417 gene encoding kinesin-like protein KIN-7K, chloroplastic isoform X2, with the translated sequence MASRQGPKSRKGGSSNLKGADSTASSTTSSSKLYQETSIDDHSSPASSSAQSKQHFFSPDSLPQSAQRSKENVTVTVRFRPLSPREIRQGEEVAWYADGETIVRNEHNPTIAYAYDRVFGPTTTTRNVYDIAAHHVVNGAMEGINGTIFAYGVTSSGKTHTMHGDQRSPGIIPLAVKDAFSIIQETPNREFLLRISYMEIYNEVVNDLLNPAGQNLRIREDKQGTFVEGIKEEVVLSAAHALSLIAAGEEQRHVGSTNFNLLSSRSHTIFTLTIESSPLGDKNKGEAVHLSQLNLVDLAGSESSKVETSGLRRKEGSYINKSLLTLGTVISKLTDVRASHVPYRDSKLTRILQSSLSGHDRVSLICTVTPASSSSEETHNTLKFAHRAKHIEIQAEQNKIIDEKSLIKKYQHEIRQLKEELEQLKQLEDGQVKLQSRLEEEEEAKAALLSRIQRLTKLILVSTKNPQASRLPHRFNPRRRHSFGEEELAYLPYKRRDMMDDEHLDLYVSVEGNHEIKDNAYREEKKTRKHGLLNWLKPKKRDHSSSASDQSSVVKSNSTPSTPQGGGSNLHTESRLSEGSPLMEQLSDPREDREAVEDSSHEMEIPETSNNLSDELDLLREQKKILSEEAALQSSSLKRLSDEAAKSPQNEEIEEEIKVLNDDIKSKNDQIAALETQIVDFVMTSHEALEKSDIMQVVAELRDQLDEKSFELEVKAADNRIIQETLNQKTCECEVLQDEVANLKQQLSDTLELAQGTKIEELKQKAKELSESKEQLELRNRKLAEESSYAKGLASAAAVELKALSEEVAKLMNQNERLAAELATQKSPVAQRNKTGTPTTNVRNNGRRESLVKRQEQETSSMELKRELRMSKERELSYEAALVERDEREAELERIVEETKQREAYLENELASMWVLVSKLRSSQGADSEISDSISETRQTEQTDRSF
- the LOC104745417 gene encoding kinesin-like protein KIN-7K, chloroplastic isoform X1, with the translated sequence MASRQGPKSRKGGSSNLKGADSTASSTTSSSKLYQETSIDDHSSPASSSAQSKQHFFSPDSLPQSAQRSKENVTVTVRFRPLSPREIRQGEEVAWYADGETIVRNEHNPTIAYAYDRVFGPTTTTRNVYDIAAHHVVNGAMEGINGTIFAYGVTSSGKTHTMHGDQRSPGIIPLAVKDAFSIIQETPNREFLLRISYMEIYNEVVNDLLNPAGQNLRIREDKQGTFVEGIKEEVVLSAAHALSLIAAGEEQRHVGSTNFNLLSSRSHTIFTLTIESSPLGDKNKGEAVHLSQLNLVDLAGSESSKVETSGLRRKEGSYINKSLLTLGTVISKLTDVRASHVPYRDSKLTRILQSSLSGHDRVSLICTVTPASSSSEETHNTLKFAHRAKHIEIQAEQNKIIDEKSLIKKYQHEIRQLKEELEQLKQVIVPVPQLKDIGADDIVLLKQKLEDGQVKLQSRLEEEEEAKAALLSRIQRLTKLILVSTKNPQASRLPHRFNPRRRHSFGEEELAYLPYKRRDMMDDEHLDLYVSVEGNHEIKDNAYREEKKTRKHGLLNWLKPKKRDHSSSASDQSSVVKSNSTPSTPQGGGSNLHTESRLSEGSPLMEQLSDPREDREAVEDSSHEMEIPETSNNLSDELDLLREQKKILSEEAALQSSSLKRLSDEAAKSPQNEEIEEEIKVLNDDIKSKNDQIAALETQIVDFVMTSHEALEKSDIMQVVAELRDQLDEKSFELEVKAADNRIIQETLNQKTCECEVLQDEVANLKQQLSDTLELAQGTKIEELKQKAKELSESKEQLELRNRKLAEESSYAKGLASAAAVELKALSEEVAKLMNQNERLAAELATQKSPVAQRNKTGTPTTNVRNNGRRESLVKRQEQETSSMELKRELRMSKERELSYEAALVERDEREAELERIVEETKQREAYLENELASMWVLVSKLRSSQGADSEISDSISETRQTEQTDRSF
- the LOC104745418 gene encoding DNA-3-methyladenine glycosylase-like, which gives rise to MKTPTRRSKRVNDESGGPNVTNPRVALVLRTRKTKNCSKTRAVRVKPEYPKSPTSSDSEMKLMPPEFFQIDALDLAPRLLGKFLRRDNVVLRITEVEAYRPNDSACHGRFGITPRTAPVFGAGGHAYVYLCYGLHMMLNIVADKEGVGAAVLIRSCSPVAGLETIQERRGLKTEKPVLLNGPGKVGQALGLSTEWSHHPLYSPGGLELLDGGEEVEKIVVGPRVGIDYALPQHVNALWRFAIADTPWISAPKNTLKPPL